In Limibacter armeniacum, a single window of DNA contains:
- a CDS encoding T9SS type A sorting domain-containing protein has product MFFIRYGVTLICCCLAAQVMAQSSGRLMLVDPHAYGTSHKVHHLIKNGDTFPRLISTSGISAILYQPELNAGSIAYSVSNGNHQTDQKTTSSFPAEVYLGSLQAGDYTITIQLFEGLNQTGMLLKTERFQFKVKDFEKDKQAPFSAISRISVYPNPSTGTINLKTENTEGEIEIINTFNQQIGLIKAESQVINLPPGVYILKYKQGDMLITEKILVK; this is encoded by the coding sequence ATGTTTTTCATAAGGTATGGCGTTACCCTGATTTGTTGCTGCTTGGCAGCTCAGGTAATGGCACAAAGTTCAGGAAGGCTGATGCTTGTCGACCCACACGCCTATGGCACCTCCCATAAAGTCCATCATTTAATTAAAAATGGAGATACTTTTCCTAGGTTAATTTCTACATCTGGTATCTCAGCCATCCTATACCAACCAGAATTAAATGCCGGAAGCATTGCTTATTCCGTATCCAATGGTAACCACCAAACGGATCAAAAAACAACCTCCTCCTTTCCTGCTGAAGTTTACCTTGGTTCTCTTCAGGCTGGCGATTACACCATTACCATACAATTATTTGAAGGGTTAAATCAAACAGGGATGCTCCTCAAAACAGAAAGATTTCAATTTAAGGTCAAGGATTTTGAAAAAGATAAACAAGCGCCTTTCTCTGCTATATCTCGAATCAGTGTCTACCCTAATCCCTCTACAGGGACCATCAACCTTAAAACTGAAAATACAGAAGGGGAAATTGAAATAATCAATACGTTCAACCAACAGATTGGACTTATAAAAGCAGAGAGTCAAGTCATCAACCTTCCTCCGGGAGTTTATATACTGAAATATAAACAGGGGGATATGCTGATCACTGAAAAGATATTGGTAAAGTAG
- a CDS encoding geranylgeranylglycerol-phosphate geranylgeranyltransferase: protein MTKTTKQHDFFISIPDFLKLIRAKNLLIVALTQYLARIFLIGPKEEWVAHLMDTRFMLLCFSTLLIAASGYIINDYYDVKIDTINKPNEVVIGRIMRRRVAMFTHTTFNFIGIAIGFYLSKTIGIINFFAAFWLWLYSNQLKREPFIGNISVAALTALSVLILSIYFETQNYLIYIYGVFAFFISVIREIIKDMEDVRGDLEFGCKTLPIVWGFRKTKSLVFFLLGAFTTITIILLTYIESAWLHGYFAVMILPLGWFSVLLYRADTKRKFSFLSNFCKWVMVSGVLAMTLI from the coding sequence ATGACAAAAACAACCAAACAGCATGACTTCTTTATCAGCATTCCTGATTTCCTGAAGCTGATCAGAGCCAAAAACTTACTGATTGTAGCCCTTACACAGTACTTGGCCAGAATTTTCCTGATCGGCCCTAAGGAAGAATGGGTTGCTCACCTGATGGACACAAGGTTTATGCTGCTTTGTTTCTCTACCCTATTGATTGCAGCTTCTGGTTATATCATCAATGACTATTACGATGTCAAGATTGATACTATCAATAAACCAAATGAGGTAGTTATTGGAAGAATCATGCGCAGAAGGGTTGCCATGTTTACTCACACAACCTTCAATTTCATAGGTATTGCGATCGGGTTTTACCTTTCAAAAACAATAGGCATCATCAATTTCTTCGCTGCCTTCTGGTTGTGGCTTTATTCCAATCAGCTCAAAAGGGAACCGTTTATCGGTAATATCAGTGTAGCTGCACTGACTGCCTTATCAGTCCTGATACTGAGCATCTACTTTGAGACTCAGAATTACCTGATCTATATATATGGCGTATTTGCGTTTTTCATATCAGTTATCAGGGAAATCATTAAGGATATGGAAGATGTGAGAGGTGATCTTGAATTTGGATGCAAGACGCTCCCAATTGTATGGGGATTCAGAAAAACCAAAAGTCTGGTCTTCTTTCTTCTTGGGGCTTTTACCACGATTACAATAATTCTACTGACTTATATCGAAAGCGCATGGCTGCATGGTTATTTTGCTGTAATGATCTTACCTTTGGGCTGGTTTAGCGTATTGCTCTACCGTGCAGATACCAAGAGGAAATTCTCCTTCCTCAGTAACTTCTGCAAATGGGTAATGGTTAGCGGTGTACTTGCCATGACACTTATCTGA
- the hisG gene encoding ATP phosphoribosyltransferase: MTTIKLAIQKSGRLSEGSMDLIRRCGIKVKNGIGKLKAEASNFPIEFLFLRDDDIPGYVQDGIADIGIIGENVMVEEDRDVTVLHKLGFSRCRLSIAVPKGDQYNGVKDLQDKSIATSYPKILKNYLDEHGVVADIHEISGSVEIAPSIGLADAVCDIVSSGSTLFQNGLKEVEKIFYSEAVMVGSPNMAEEKMELVRKLLFRIKSLQTAESNKYILLNAPEKSIEKIKAVLPGMRSPSILPLAEPGWVSLHSVINENDFWEKIEELKEAGAEGILVVPIEKMIN, encoded by the coding sequence ATGACAACAATTAAACTGGCTATCCAAAAGTCGGGAAGACTCAGTGAAGGGTCAATGGACTTGATACGTAGATGTGGTATCAAAGTGAAAAATGGAATTGGTAAGTTGAAGGCAGAAGCTTCGAACTTTCCGATTGAGTTTCTTTTCCTAAGGGATGATGATATTCCAGGTTACGTTCAGGATGGTATTGCTGACATTGGTATCATCGGGGAAAATGTAATGGTGGAAGAAGATAGGGATGTAACCGTGTTGCACAAGCTTGGTTTTTCACGTTGTAGGCTTTCAATTGCAGTTCCAAAGGGCGATCAGTACAATGGAGTTAAAGACCTGCAAGACAAAAGCATTGCAACATCCTATCCAAAAATCTTGAAAAACTATTTGGATGAGCATGGGGTTGTGGCAGATATCCACGAGATCAGCGGCTCTGTAGAGATTGCTCCAAGTATTGGTCTGGCTGATGCTGTTTGTGATATTGTAAGTTCTGGCAGTACACTTTTCCAAAATGGCTTGAAAGAGGTAGAGAAAATCTTCTATTCGGAGGCTGTGATGGTAGGTTCTCCCAATATGGCAGAGGAAAAAATGGAGCTTGTAAGAAAGCTGCTTTTCAGAATCAAGTCTTTACAGACTGCAGAAAGTAATAAGTATATCTTGCTAAATGCACCTGAGAAGTCTATTGAGAAGATCAAGGCTGTATTGCCAGGGATGAGAAGCCCGTCAATTCTTCCATTGGCAGAGCCGGGTTGGGTCTCATTACATTCTGTTATCAATGAGAATGATTTCTGGGAAAAGATAGAGGAGTTGAAAGAGGCAGGAGCAGAGGGAATTCTTGTTGTTCCGATAGAAAAGATGATCAACTGA